The genomic DNA TCTTCTCCGCGGGAGGACTGCTGTCCGCGCCGTGGCTCGCCTCACCGCCGCCGTGGCTGCGCTGCGTGGCCGCGACCTACCCGGTGCTCGTGCCGATGCCCGGCTGGGGGATGACCGGGTCGTCCTTCCGGCCCGCCGACGCGGTCCGCACGGCCGGCCGGCTGCCGCTGGTGGTGACCCGCGTGGAGCGGGAGCGGCCCGACGTCGCGGCGACCGTCGAGGAGTTCCTCGCCGCCGCGGCCGGCTCGGAGGCGGCCGTCGAGGTGGTGGAGGTGCCCGGCGCGCACCACGGCTTCGAGACCGTCGACCGCACGGACGCGGCCCGCGGGGCCGTGGAACGGGCCGTCCGCGCGGTCCTCGGCCACCTGCGGAGCACGTGAGGCGCGGGGGCACGCCGCCGGACGCGGACGGAGGGGGCGCCCCGCCCGGCGAGGGGGCGCCCCGGCGGGGAGCCGGTCCTAACGGAGCGCGGCGCGCGCCACGTACACGGTGTTCGCCGCCGTGCCGCCCCGGAGGGGGTTGGGGAAGGCCACCACGTGGGCCTCCGCCTCCGCGAACACCTCGGCGAGCGCGGCGGTGAAGGCCCCGTCCGGCGGGTCGTCCGACCACAGGGCGAAGACCCCGCCGGGTCTCAGGTGCCCGGCGAGGGCCCGCAGCCCGGCGGGTCGGTAGAGCGCCGCGTGCCGCGGGTGCAGCACGTGGCGCGGCGAGTGGTCCACATCCAGGAGGACGGCGTGGAAGCGGCGCCCGGGCCGCCGGGGGTCCAGGCCGCCGGGGTCCGCGGCGAGCGCGAAGAAGTCGCCGTGCACGAAACGGCACCGGGGGTCGCCCGTCAGCGCCGCGCCGAGCGGGACGAGCCGCCGCCGGTGCCACTCGACGACCT from Streptomyces sp. MRC013 includes the following:
- a CDS encoding spermidine synthase, with amino-acid sequence MSVRFQELDWRPTPIGEISLRRRRDPASGADVYEVKLDDAYLMSSLFTEGEVALARLGLAALPDTAAPLDVAVGGLGLGYTARAALDDARVGSLVVVEALAEVVEWHRRRLVPLGAALTGDPRCRFVHGDFFALAADPGGLDPRRPGRRFHAVLLDVDHSPRHVLHPRHAALYRPAGLRALAGHLRPGGVFALWSDDPPDGAFTAALAEVFAEAEAHVVAFPNPLRGGTAANTVYVARAALR